One Oryzomonas sagensis DNA segment encodes these proteins:
- the fmt gene encoding methionyl-tRNA formyltransferase: protein MTGWRIIFMGTPEFACPTLQVLIDRGENLLAVVTQPDRPKGRGQKLMPPPVKEVAQRHGIPVYQPHKVRDPAFIDEIRRLEPDVIVVVAFGQILPKVLLEIPPHGCINVHASLLPRYRGAAPLNWCIVNGESETGVTTMLMDVGLDTGPMLLSRATPIDENENIAVLHDRMSVMGAQLLAETLDGLKTTSIPPREQDNAVSCYAPMLKKEDGLIDWSRDARAIHNQVRGLSVWPGAYTFMDGHVLKIYRTRVGNGSGQPGAVLRAAKGAFEIACLTGSIIIEELQTAGKKRLDAASFLAGYPVSEGSLLGIETSGGETP from the coding sequence ATGACCGGCTGGCGGATCATTTTCATGGGGACTCCCGAATTCGCGTGCCCCACACTGCAGGTCCTCATCGACCGCGGCGAAAACCTGCTGGCAGTGGTCACCCAGCCGGACCGGCCCAAAGGGCGCGGCCAGAAGCTGATGCCGCCGCCGGTAAAGGAAGTGGCGCAGCGTCACGGCATCCCGGTGTACCAACCCCACAAGGTGCGCGACCCGGCCTTCATCGACGAGATCCGCCGGCTCGAACCGGATGTGATCGTGGTGGTGGCCTTCGGGCAGATTCTTCCCAAGGTGCTCCTGGAAATTCCCCCCCATGGCTGCATCAACGTCCACGCTTCGCTCCTGCCCCGGTACCGTGGGGCTGCGCCCCTCAACTGGTGCATCGTCAACGGCGAGAGCGAAACCGGCGTTACGACGATGCTGATGGATGTCGGCCTGGATACCGGCCCGATGCTGCTCTCCCGGGCCACGCCCATTGACGAGAACGAGAATATCGCCGTTCTCCACGACCGCATGTCCGTCATGGGCGCGCAATTGCTGGCCGAGACCCTGGACGGGCTCAAGACCACCTCCATACCGCCCCGGGAACAGGACAATGCCGTATCATGCTACGCCCCCATGCTGAAGAAGGAGGACGGCCTGATCGACTGGTCCCGCGACGCCCGCGCCATCCATAACCAGGTGCGCGGCCTGAGCGTCTGGCCCGGCGCCTATACCTTCATGGACGGCCACGTGCTCAAAATCTACCGCACCCGGGTCGGTAACGGCAGCGGCCAACCCGGCGCGGTGTTGCGGGCGGCCAAAGGCGCGTTCGAAATCGCCTGCCTAACCGGGAGCATCATTATAGAGGAATTGCAGACGGCAGGGAAAAAGCGCTTGGACGCCGCCAGTTTCCTGGCCGGCTACCCGGTTTCGGAAGGTTCCCTGCTCGGGATAGAAACCAGTGGCGGAGAGACACCGTAA
- a CDS encoding helicase C-terminal domain-containing protein has product MHKYFSDDALLLMRHEIEAAAGNEVFFIGRADLEGIVFEVEAIARGSKQAVPAILTRAACGDVVIHNHPSGDLTPSGADMDIASVAGNQGIGFAIIDNGCTRCYQVVSPFTEKKGELLSLDEIARVFAPDGMMAHLKGYEQRDEQVHMAFAVAEAFNRDRVVLVEAGTGTGKSLAYLVPAILWAVRNNQRVVVSTNTINLQEQLIRKDLPFLARNSSLEFKAVLVKGRGNYACLRKLENAEAEPSLFPDEAAAELTAIIEWSKSCQDGCRSDLAFTPREGTWEEVCCEADQCSRSRCKHFNRCFFYRARRDASAAKVLVVNHALLLSDIVLRKETGYDATAILPPFTRLIFDEGHHLEDVATNHLSLIISRGGILRQLYRLVPPKANRSGLLTIISARLARDLPDTMEALYTELSALLESHLLPKAHDLTGLTEQSMDWLALAVEREAGGEGGRERKLRITPALEQGAFWQECRGRAHALADAVNDYTSALRSLLRRCEDLPDKLREKMADQLLDAGGIEGRLQAMADGLLFFTSDAEGYCRWIEARSGHRGVQARLCAAPLDISGQVKETILDRIKTIIVTSATLTVGGDFGYLKKRTGFGLLAPERLGELRLASPFDYASQVFAGIPEDMPEPTAPGFRQALEERILQAVTISKGGAFILFTSYDLLNRVHGALAPELARRGLTALKQGETGRHALLSRFRKENNAVLFGTDSFWEGVDVKGEALRLVIIARLPFQVPTEPVQQARTEQIQAAGGDPFREFSVPQAVIKFRQGFGRLIRSRDDRGAVLILDRRVTTKNYGRIFLRSLPDTALVKGTTEEVFRKMAAFFGEPVS; this is encoded by the coding sequence ATGCACAAATATTTCAGCGACGACGCGTTGCTGCTGATGCGCCACGAGATAGAGGCGGCCGCCGGCAACGAGGTCTTTTTCATCGGCCGGGCCGATCTCGAAGGCATCGTTTTCGAGGTGGAGGCCATCGCCCGCGGCAGCAAACAGGCCGTACCGGCAATCCTCACCCGTGCGGCCTGCGGCGACGTGGTCATTCACAACCACCCCTCCGGTGATCTGACCCCCTCCGGGGCCGACATGGACATCGCCTCGGTGGCCGGCAACCAGGGGATCGGTTTCGCGATCATCGACAACGGTTGCACGCGCTGCTATCAGGTGGTATCCCCCTTTACCGAGAAAAAGGGGGAGTTGCTCTCCCTGGACGAGATCGCCCGGGTCTTTGCGCCGGACGGCATGATGGCTCACCTCAAGGGGTACGAGCAGCGGGACGAACAGGTGCACATGGCCTTTGCCGTGGCCGAGGCGTTCAACCGCGACCGGGTGGTCCTGGTGGAGGCCGGCACCGGAACCGGCAAATCCCTGGCCTACCTGGTGCCCGCCATCCTCTGGGCGGTGCGCAACAACCAGCGGGTGGTGGTGTCCACCAATACCATCAACCTCCAGGAACAGTTGATCCGCAAGGACCTCCCCTTTCTGGCGCGCAACTCCTCGCTGGAATTCAAGGCGGTGCTGGTCAAGGGGCGCGGCAACTATGCCTGCCTGCGCAAGCTGGAAAACGCCGAGGCCGAGCCCTCCCTGTTCCCGGACGAGGCGGCGGCGGAGTTGACCGCCATCATCGAATGGAGCAAAAGCTGCCAGGACGGCTGCCGCAGCGACCTGGCCTTCACCCCGCGGGAAGGCACCTGGGAGGAGGTCTGCTGCGAGGCGGACCAGTGCAGCCGCTCCCGCTGCAAGCATTTCAACCGCTGTTTCTTCTACCGGGCCCGGCGCGATGCCTCGGCCGCCAAGGTGCTGGTGGTCAACCATGCCCTCCTGCTGTCGGACATTGTCCTGCGCAAGGAGACCGGCTACGACGCCACCGCCATCCTCCCTCCCTTCACCCGCCTGATTTTCGACGAAGGGCATCACCTGGAGGACGTGGCCACCAACCACCTCTCCCTGATAATCTCCCGCGGCGGTATCCTGCGCCAGTTGTACCGGCTGGTCCCCCCGAAGGCCAACCGCAGTGGCCTGTTGACCATCATCTCCGCCCGCCTGGCCCGGGATCTGCCGGACACCATGGAGGCGCTCTATACCGAGCTGTCGGCCCTGCTTGAGAGCCACCTGCTTCCCAAGGCCCACGACCTGACCGGCCTGACCGAGCAGAGCATGGATTGGCTGGCCCTGGCCGTTGAGCGGGAGGCGGGGGGCGAAGGGGGGCGGGAGCGCAAGCTGCGGATCACGCCGGCCCTGGAACAGGGCGCTTTCTGGCAGGAATGCCGAGGGCGGGCCCACGCTCTGGCCGATGCGGTGAACGACTACACCTCGGCCCTGCGCAGCCTGTTGCGCCGTTGCGAGGACCTACCGGACAAACTGCGGGAGAAGATGGCCGACCAGTTGCTGGATGCCGGGGGCATCGAAGGGCGCCTCCAGGCCATGGCCGACGGCCTCCTGTTCTTCACCTCCGATGCCGAAGGCTATTGCCGCTGGATCGAGGCCCGTTCCGGCCACCGCGGCGTGCAGGCTCGTCTCTGCGCCGCCCCGCTGGATATCTCGGGCCAGGTCAAGGAGACCATCCTGGACCGGATCAAGACCATCATCGTCACTTCCGCCACCCTGACCGTGGGGGGCGATTTCGGCTACCTGAAGAAACGTACCGGCTTTGGCCTTCTGGCGCCCGAGCGCCTGGGAGAACTGCGCCTGGCCTCTCCCTTCGACTACGCCTCCCAGGTCTTCGCCGGCATCCCGGAGGACATGCCCGAGCCGACCGCGCCCGGGTTTCGCCAGGCGCTGGAGGAACGCATCCTGCAAGCCGTGACCATCTCGAAAGGGGGGGCCTTTATCCTGTTCACCTCCTACGACCTGCTCAACCGCGTCCACGGCGCCCTGGCCCCGGAACTGGCCAGACGGGGGCTTACGGCCCTCAAGCAGGGGGAAACCGGTCGCCATGCCCTGCTCTCCCGCTTTCGCAAAGAGAACAACGCCGTGCTGTTCGGCACCGATTCGTTCTGGGAGGGGGTGGACGTCAAGGGGGAGGCGCTCAGGCTGGTGATCATCGCCCGGCTCCCCTTCCAGGTGCCGACCGAGCCGGTACAACAGGCCCGCACCGAACAGATCCAGGCCGCCGGCGGCGATCCGTTCCGCGAATTT
- a CDS encoding DUF116 domain-containing protein, giving the protein MTDTQGTTTPPRKRLFISLMGFTCLLVVGLTFLAWWVPNRGLANIHPQLPHIVGIVVAVLSGVAILGTGLLVLTTALGKDIFFTRFMRLVVIKFLLPMIELVGRGLGLDKDSIRQSFIAMNNSLVISQRQKVKPDRILVLLPHCIQLFDCEIKVTGDIKKCVQCGRCDIKGLVGIGKKYHVDISVATGGTLARKVIVEKRPKLVLAVACERDLTSGIKDCYPLPVIGILNDRPFGPCFNTTVDINKIDEALSQVILQEEPASETA; this is encoded by the coding sequence ATGACCGACACGCAAGGGACCACCACCCCACCCCGCAAACGCCTGTTCATCTCCCTGATGGGCTTCACCTGCCTGCTCGTGGTCGGCCTGACCTTTCTTGCCTGGTGGGTCCCCAATCGCGGCCTTGCCAACATCCACCCCCAACTGCCCCACATCGTCGGCATCGTCGTGGCGGTGCTCTCGGGGGTGGCCATCCTGGGGACCGGCCTGCTGGTGCTGACCACCGCCCTGGGCAAGGACATCTTTTTCACCCGTTTCATGCGCCTGGTGGTCATCAAGTTTCTCCTGCCGATGATCGAACTGGTCGGCCGGGGGCTGGGGCTCGACAAGGACAGCATCCGCCAATCCTTCATCGCCATGAACAACAGCCTGGTCATCTCCCAGCGCCAGAAAGTCAAGCCCGACCGTATCCTGGTGCTGCTCCCCCACTGCATCCAGTTGTTCGACTGCGAGATCAAGGTCACGGGCGACATCAAGAAATGCGTGCAGTGCGGCCGTTGCGACATCAAAGGCTTGGTGGGCATCGGCAAAAAGTACCATGTGGACATCTCCGTGGCCACCGGGGGCACACTGGCCCGCAAGGTGATCGTGGAGAAGCGCCCGAAACTGGTGTTGGCCGTGGCCTGCGAACGTGACCTCACCTCCGGCATCAAGGATTGTTATCCCTTGCCGGTAATCGGCATCCTCAACGACCGTCCTTTCGGCCCCTGTTTCAATACCACCGTCGATATCAACAAAATCGACGAGGCGTTGAGCCAGGTGATCCTCCAGGAAGAGCCGGCTTCAGAAACCGCCTGA
- the mtnA gene encoding S-methyl-5-thioribose-1-phosphate isomerase codes for MSFRTIEWRDNAVIMIDQTRLPGEEVYTTYEDFKSVAEAIKGMIIRGAPAIGVAAAMGVALGAREIIADTHESFFRQLENVCEIMARTRPTAVNLFWGIERMKRVAEAHRGKSLDQIREALKKEAIRIEEEDLTICRNIGKWGATLIPQGATILTHCNAGGLATAGYGTALGVIRAAHEAGKDIKVFADETRPWLQGARLTAWELVKEGIPATLISDNMAGFFMNRGEITCCVVGADRIAANGDTANKIGTYSVAVLAKENNIPFYVAAPLSTLDLSLSDGSRIPIEERPRDEVTHIKGIAIAPAGVSVRNPAFDVTPARYITAIITEKGIVSGDYLFGLRKAAGI; via the coding sequence ATGTCCTTCCGCACCATTGAGTGGCGTGACAACGCCGTGATCATGATCGACCAGACCCGGCTGCCGGGGGAAGAGGTCTACACTACCTATGAGGATTTTAAATCCGTGGCCGAGGCCATCAAGGGGATGATCATCCGGGGAGCCCCGGCCATCGGTGTTGCGGCGGCCATGGGGGTCGCCCTGGGGGCGCGGGAAATCATCGCCGATACCCATGAGTCCTTTTTCCGCCAGTTGGAGAACGTCTGCGAGATCATGGCCCGCACCCGTCCCACGGCGGTCAATCTGTTCTGGGGCATCGAGCGCATGAAGCGGGTGGCCGAGGCCCACCGCGGCAAGAGCCTCGATCAGATTCGGGAGGCGCTCAAAAAGGAGGCCATCCGTATCGAGGAGGAGGACCTGACCATCTGCCGCAATATCGGCAAATGGGGCGCCACCCTGATCCCCCAGGGGGCTACGATCTTGACCCACTGCAATGCCGGAGGCCTGGCGACCGCCGGCTACGGCACCGCCCTGGGGGTGATCCGGGCCGCCCATGAGGCGGGCAAGGATATCAAGGTTTTTGCCGATGAAACCCGCCCCTGGCTGCAGGGGGCTCGGCTGACCGCCTGGGAGTTGGTGAAGGAGGGGATCCCCGCCACCCTGATCTCCGACAACATGGCCGGGTTTTTCATGAACCGGGGCGAGATTACCTGCTGTGTGGTGGGGGCCGACCGGATCGCCGCCAACGGTGACACGGCCAATAAGATCGGCACCTATTCGGTGGCCGTGCTGGCCAAGGAGAACAACATTCCGTTCTATGTCGCCGCGCCGCTCTCGACCCTGGATCTCTCCCTGAGCGACGGCAGCCGGATTCCCATCGAAGAACGCCCGAGGGACGAGGTAACCCACATCAAGGGTATTGCCATCGCCCCGGCGGGGGTCAGTGTGCGCAACCCTGCCTTCGACGTTACCCCGGCCCGTTACATTACCGCCATCATCACCGAAAAAGGGATCGTCAGCGGTGATTACCTCTTCGGGCTCAGAAAGGCCGCGGGTATCTGA
- a CDS encoding GSU3128 family (seleno)protein yields the protein MNIRKKFLDYEYEEVLDGRTRELIRVGCAIAVGCPTULKKHFAAAKSHGATDAELREAIAYGAIAPGGRAKNFALDMLAEMEQE from the coding sequence ATGAACATCCGCAAGAAGTTCCTTGACTATGAGTACGAAGAGGTGCTGGACGGCCGCACGCGCGAGCTGATCCGCGTGGGCTGCGCCATCGCCGTGGGGTGCCCCACCTGACTGAAGAAGCACTTCGCGGCCGCGAAGTCCCATGGCGCTACGGATGCGGAACTCCGTGAGGCGATCGCCTACGGCGCGATAGCCCCCGGCGGCAGGGCCAAGAATTTTGCCCTGGATATGCTGGCGGAGATGGAACAGGAATAG
- the glnE gene encoding bifunctional [glutamate--ammonia ligase]-adenylyl-L-tyrosine phosphorylase/[glutamate--ammonia-ligase] adenylyltransferase has protein sequence MHVERFSHEFSRIMGLADQGDRARALASFLEFHGYLHGERSAENTILSGAHLSVDALHRIIVGSLLTPVPDMALNAFERLTAVIPTQDLAEVAQRRKRLGQFIQVCGSSPFLVNLMYKTPATFRWLFLENAVDLARKDGEMLATLRSRVDEGTDFTELLRVLRCFKRAEILRIAARDLNGLASLEEVTGELSCLAAASLQVAYEVCRRCLIREYGVPLVEGEDGLREAEMTVIGMGKLGGNELNFSSDIDIIYFYESDRGETSGIENGPGVRKGVVSLHTFFNKLGEMISKALSLVTEDGFVFRVDVGLRPEGKSGDMAISLRSAEIYYESWGQSWERTAMLKARPVAGSLELGNQLLKLLQPFVYRKYLDYNLIEDMKNMKQKIDASLARSMEGEANLKLGRGGIREIEFFIQALQLVYAGKNPHLRERNSLKALDTLLAAHLITDDDHRRLSEAYRFLRTAEHRIQVVQERQTHNLPAKEEELEALARRCGFLRPNGPERFMETLEEHRSNVSSIYGNLFLSRDEKLKQDVDPKVLLFLDAKADPDLVKDMLAERRFEDVERAYENLQALRRGPESGNLTERGRRTLEKIAPLLLQEIFLSPDPDMALANLERFLAIIGTRSSYYALLAENRETLKLLVSLFGMSEFLSKILISHPELLDSMVARSYASTLKPREMMDRELVGLLERSDYFEEQLDVLRRYRNEEFLRIGLNDIHGKLGQGEATAQLTVLGEACLGAAYRLAVQDLKRFGRPMFRFEGNDAEASLAVIAMGKLGGGDLNYHSDLDIIFVYDRQGTTNGEKRISNHEYFAKLAQKIISILSMQTREGYVYKIDTRLRPSGNAGPLVTSLDSFLEYHRKEAQIWERQALTKARVVLGNDSLGVQLHDVIRHTVYGTSIDDEGRREIHRLRMRMENELAREKDGSYNIKTGRGGIVDVEFVTQYLQLKYGCRYPELRTTSTLVALREIGGLGLVPENGAEVLLSGFTFLRKLENRLRIIHDYSVNDLAGSKNYLNKLARRLGYDPALKNPGAALISDYEETTGKIRDCYARILGELA, from the coding sequence ATGCACGTGGAACGTTTTTCCCATGAGTTCAGCCGCATCATGGGCCTTGCCGACCAGGGGGACCGGGCACGGGCGCTGGCCTCCTTTCTGGAGTTCCACGGCTATCTCCACGGTGAGCGTTCGGCAGAAAATACCATCCTGTCCGGGGCGCACCTTTCCGTCGATGCATTGCACCGCATTATTGTCGGCTCGCTTTTGACCCCCGTGCCCGACATGGCGCTCAACGCCTTTGAACGCCTGACCGCCGTCATCCCCACCCAAGACCTGGCCGAAGTAGCCCAGCGCCGAAAGCGTCTGGGACAATTTATCCAGGTGTGCGGTTCCTCCCCGTTCCTGGTCAACCTGATGTATAAGACCCCCGCCACATTCCGCTGGCTGTTTCTGGAGAACGCCGTCGATCTTGCCCGCAAGGATGGGGAGATGCTGGCCACCCTCCGCTCCCGGGTGGATGAGGGAACCGATTTCACGGAACTGCTCAGGGTGCTGCGCTGTTTCAAACGGGCCGAGATCCTGCGGATCGCCGCGCGCGATCTGAACGGCCTGGCCTCCCTGGAGGAGGTGACCGGCGAACTTTCCTGCTTGGCGGCCGCGTCGCTGCAGGTGGCCTACGAGGTCTGCCGCCGTTGCCTGATCCGGGAGTACGGCGTCCCTCTGGTTGAGGGCGAAGACGGCCTCCGGGAAGCGGAGATGACCGTGATCGGCATGGGCAAGCTGGGGGGGAATGAACTGAACTTCTCCTCGGACATCGATATCATCTATTTTTATGAGTCGGACCGTGGAGAGACCAGTGGCATAGAGAATGGCCCCGGTGTGAGGAAGGGGGTGGTCTCCCTGCACACCTTTTTCAACAAGCTGGGGGAGATGATCAGCAAGGCGCTCTCCCTGGTTACCGAGGACGGCTTCGTCTTTCGGGTGGACGTGGGGCTGCGACCGGAGGGCAAATCCGGCGATATGGCGATTTCCCTGCGTTCTGCGGAGATCTACTACGAATCCTGGGGCCAGTCCTGGGAGCGTACGGCCATGCTCAAGGCGAGGCCGGTGGCCGGTTCCCTGGAACTGGGCAATCAGTTGCTGAAGCTGCTCCAGCCGTTCGTCTACCGCAAATACCTCGATTACAACCTGATCGAGGATATGAAGAACATGAAGCAGAAGATCGATGCCTCCCTGGCCCGCTCCATGGAGGGGGAGGCCAACCTCAAGCTGGGGCGTGGGGGGATACGGGAGATCGAGTTTTTCATCCAGGCTCTGCAACTGGTCTATGCCGGCAAGAATCCCCATCTGCGGGAGCGTAATTCGCTCAAGGCGTTGGACACCCTGCTGGCGGCGCACCTGATCACGGACGACGACCATCGCAGACTTTCCGAGGCCTACCGTTTTCTCCGCACGGCCGAGCACCGTATCCAGGTGGTTCAGGAGCGTCAGACCCATAATCTCCCCGCCAAAGAGGAGGAGTTGGAGGCCCTGGCCCGCCGCTGCGGTTTCCTGCGCCCCAACGGCCCGGAACGATTTATGGAAACCCTGGAGGAACATCGCAGTAACGTCTCCTCCATCTACGGCAACCTGTTCCTTTCCCGCGACGAGAAGCTCAAACAGGATGTGGACCCCAAGGTGCTCCTTTTCCTCGATGCCAAGGCCGATCCCGACCTGGTCAAGGATATGCTGGCCGAGCGCCGTTTCGAGGACGTGGAGCGTGCCTACGAGAACCTCCAGGCGCTGCGGCGCGGCCCTGAGAGCGGCAACCTCACCGAGCGCGGCCGCCGCACCCTGGAAAAGATCGCTCCCCTGCTGTTACAGGAGATCTTCCTGTCGCCCGACCCCGATATGGCCCTTGCCAACCTGGAACGTTTTCTGGCCATCATCGGCACCCGCTCCTCCTACTATGCCCTGCTGGCCGAAAATCGTGAGACGCTCAAGCTGCTGGTCTCACTGTTCGGCATGTCCGAATTCCTCTCCAAGATCCTGATCAGCCACCCGGAGCTGCTGGACAGCATGGTGGCCCGCAGTTATGCCTCCACGCTCAAACCGAGGGAGATGATGGACCGGGAACTGGTGGGCCTGCTGGAGCGATCCGACTATTTCGAAGAACAGTTGGACGTGCTGCGGCGATACCGCAACGAGGAGTTCCTGCGCATCGGCTTGAACGATATCCACGGCAAACTGGGCCAGGGGGAGGCCACCGCCCAGTTGACCGTGCTGGGCGAGGCCTGCCTGGGGGCGGCCTACCGCTTGGCGGTGCAGGACCTGAAGCGTTTCGGCCGCCCGATGTTCCGCTTCGAGGGGAACGATGCCGAGGCGTCCCTGGCGGTGATCGCCATGGGCAAACTGGGGGGGGGCGACCTCAACTATCATTCCGACCTGGACATCATCTTCGTCTATGATCGCCAGGGTACGACGAACGGCGAGAAACGGATCTCCAACCACGAATACTTTGCCAAACTGGCCCAAAAGATCATCTCGATCCTGAGCATGCAGACCCGCGAGGGATATGTGTACAAGATCGACACCCGCCTGCGACCGTCGGGCAACGCCGGTCCACTGGTCACCTCCCTGGATTCGTTCCTGGAATATCACCGCAAGGAGGCGCAGATATGGGAACGCCAGGCGCTTACCAAGGCACGGGTGGTGCTGGGAAACGATAGCCTGGGGGTCCAGTTGCACGACGTGATCCGCCATACGGTCTACGGGACCTCGATCGATGACGAGGGACGCCGCGAGATCCATCGGCTGCGGATGCGCATGGAGAACGAACTGGCGCGGGAAAAGGACGGCAGCTACAATATCAAGACCGGCCGGGGCGGCATCGTCGACGTGGAGTTCGTCACCCAGTATCTGCAACTCAAGTACGGGTGCCGGTATCCTGAACTGCGCACCACCAGTACCTTGGTGGCCCTCAGGGAGATCGGGGGGCTGGGCCTTGTGCCGGAAAACGGCGCCGAGGTGCTGCTCTCCGGTTTCACCTTCCTGCGCAAGCTGGAAAATCGCCTGCGCATCATCCACGACTACTCGGTGAACGATCTGGCCGGGTCGAAAAACTACCTGAACAAGCTGGCCCGGCGCTTGGGCTATGATCCTGCCCTGAAAAACCCGGGCGCGGCGCTGATCAGCGATTACGAGGAGACCACCGGGAAAATCCGGGACTGCTATGCCCGGATTCTGGGCGAATTGGCGTAA